A genomic region of Melanotaenia boesemani isolate fMelBoe1 chromosome 13, fMelBoe1.pri, whole genome shotgun sequence contains the following coding sequences:
- the LOC121651522 gene encoding uncharacterized protein LOC121651522 has protein sequence MPRGARKNGPETKMADELTACEEEMEDGACKMAVDTEGEDVREPTLTDLAGILQAFMAQQESREVKLKHEFTRQDKCFKALQHQFQLLQMEVQARTSSSPGPSSGNPGLQEDNEEDNHQQSQASSLQEDLRAKTGQLPIPHEPKLQKLTSDDDIEHFLVTFERIAAACRWPQRDWVFRLIPLLTGKARSAYVNMDVDESLDYDEVKEAILKKYDINPETYRQRFRSLHVQPDESPKELYVRLKELYGKWIQPKGKTVQEIGELIILEQFLRMLSPELQVWIKEHNPASAAEASSLADVFVAARRKGQPWNNTAMKEKDARRPPPPQYHQRAASVYKLLGIRSMRTTPYHPQTDGLTERFNQTLKQMLRKFVDDTGSDWDQWLPYLLFAYREVPQASTGFSPFELLYGHEMREKLQKMSELAQKYMKEAQQSQKAWYDRSARERNFEPGQQEWVPRTEKGAEVLLVRGVGEEEEVDQYLPSLSAANLDLSHLTAEQQSEDT, from the exons ATGCCTCGTGGAGCAAGGAAAAACGGGCCAGAGACCAAGATGGCGGACGAATTAACTGCCTGCGAGGAGGAAATGGAGGATGGAGCTTGCAAAATGGCCGTAGACACTGAGGGTGAAGATGTCCGGGAACCAACGCTGACAGATTTGGCTGGAATATTGCAGGCTTTTATGGCGCAACAGGAATCCCGGGaggtaaaattaaaacatgaatttaCACGCCAGGACAAATGTTTTAAAGCCTTGCAACACCAGTTTCAGCTTTTACAAATGGAAGTGCAAGCACGCACATCTTCCTCCCCCGGGCCTAGCTCAGGCAATCCAGGCCTACAGGAGGACAATGAGGAGGATAACCACCAGCAGTCCCAGGCCTCATCTCTACAGGAGGACCTCAGGGCCAAGACAGGTCAGTTACCAATCCCTCATGAACCAAAACTGCAAAAATTAACCAGTGATGATGATATTGAGCACTTCCTGGTTACTTTTGAGAGAATTGCAGCTGCTTGTAGATGGCCACAAAGAGATTGGGTCTTCCGCCTCATACCTCTACTCACCGGTAAGGCAAGAAGTGCCTATGTTAACATGGATGTGGATGAGTCTCTGGATTATGATGAGGTGAAAGAagccatattaaaaaaatatgacattaaCCCAGAGACTTACAGACAAAGGTTCCGGTCCCTACATGTGCAGCCTGATGAGAGCCCCAAAGAACTCTACGTGAGGTTGAAAGAGTTGTATGGGAAATGGATTCAGCCAAAAGGTAAAACTGTACAGGAAATTGGTGAACTGATAATTTTGGAACAATTCCTAAGAATGCTGTCCCCTGAGCTTCAGGTGTGGATTAAAGAACACAATCCTGCCTCTGCAGCTGAAGCTTCCTCACTTGCTGATGTGTTTGTGGCTGCCAGGCGGAAGGGTCAGCCATGGAATAATACTGCTATGAAGGAGAAAGATGCCCGCAGGCCGCCACCACCCCAATACCACCAGAGGGCGGCAAGT GTTTATAAGTTGCTCGGCATCAGGAGTATGAGGACTACACCATACCACCCCCAGACGGATGGGCTTACAGAGCGCTTCAATCAGACACTCAAACAAATGCTCCGTAAGTTTGTGGATGACACTGGGTCTGATTGGGATCAGTGGCTGCCTTATCTGCTTTTTGCTTACAGGGAGGTACCTCAAGCTTCCACTGGGTTCTCTCCTTTTGAGCTTCTCTATGGTCATGAG ATGAGAGAGAAGCTACAAAAAATGAGTGAATTGGCTCAGAAATACATGAAAGAGGCACAGCAGTCACAGAAAGCGTGGTATGATCGTTCGGCCAGAGAGAGGAACTTTGAACCAGGCCAACAG GAGTGGGTCCCACGCACGGAGAAAGGGGCGGAAGTGCTGCTCGTCCGGGGTgtgggggaggaggaagaggtggacCAATATCTACCATCGCTGTCTGCTGCTAACCTGGATTTGAGCCATCTCACTGCCGAACAACAGTCTGAG GATACCTGA